One Mixta gaviniae genomic window carries:
- a CDS encoding PTS sugar transporter subunit IIB — protein sequence MIKLLRVDHRLLHGQVAFSWTQYIGADCILIANDSVPNDDLRKTTIKLAKPPAVKLVIKSIDDAIEAIKSGVTDKYKLFIVVESVADAWRLASAVPQIVSINLGGIKAREGSRNISKAINVLPEEIALLQELTQAGTEVEIRQVPGDRKQLFTEAL from the coding sequence ATGATAAAGCTCTTACGAGTCGATCACCGACTGCTGCACGGCCAGGTGGCCTTTTCCTGGACGCAATATATCGGCGCTGACTGCATTCTGATCGCCAACGACAGCGTGCCCAACGACGACCTGCGCAAAACCACGATCAAGCTGGCGAAGCCGCCGGCGGTGAAGCTGGTGATCAAAAGCATCGACGACGCTATCGAGGCGATCAAAAGCGGCGTCACCGATAAGTACAAGCTGTTTATCGTCGTCGAATCGGTGGCGGACGCCTGGCGGCTGGCCTCGGCGGTGCCGCAGATCGTCAGCATTAACCTTGGCGGCATCAAGGCGCGCGAAGGCAGCCGCAATATTTCGAAGGCGATTAACGTGCTGCCGGAAGAGATCGCGCTGCTGCAGGAACTGACGCAGGCGGGCACAGAGGTTGAGATCCGCCAGGTGCCGGGCGATCGCAAACAGCTGTTTACCGAGGCGCTGTAG
- a CDS encoding PTS mannose/fructose/sorbose/N-acetylgalactosamine transporter subunit IIC, whose amino-acid sequence MTEALLLGLVAFIAQSEYALGTSLLSRPIVTGLLTGLVLGDVQTGVIMGATLELAFIGSFSVGASIPPDVVTGGILGVAFAITSGAGTETALLLGLPIATLTLVLKNVWLGLLIPTLSHKADAYAERGDTGGIERMHLLAGFGLSLMLATIVTVSFLVGSGAVKSLLDAIPEFIKHGLSVATGIIPALGFAMLARLLINKKVAPWFFLGFALMAYLKIPVTGIAILGAIAAVVMVNVTHQPVQRATTAQGVEDDEDDF is encoded by the coding sequence ATGACAGAGGCACTTCTGCTGGGGCTGGTGGCGTTTATCGCCCAGTCCGAATATGCGCTCGGCACCTCGCTGCTCTCGCGGCCCATCGTCACCGGCCTGCTGACCGGGCTGGTGCTGGGCGACGTGCAAACCGGGGTGATCATGGGCGCGACGCTGGAGCTGGCGTTTATCGGATCGTTTTCGGTCGGCGCCTCGATTCCGCCCGATGTGGTAACCGGCGGCATTCTCGGCGTTGCCTTCGCCATCACCTCCGGCGCCGGCACCGAGACGGCGCTGCTGCTCGGTCTGCCGATCGCCACCCTGACGCTGGTGTTGAAAAACGTCTGGCTGGGGCTGCTGATCCCCACGCTCAGCCATAAGGCGGACGCTTATGCGGAGCGGGGCGACACCGGCGGCATTGAACGCATGCACCTGCTGGCGGGGTTTGGCCTGTCGCTGATGCTGGCGACCATCGTTACCGTTTCGTTCCTGGTGGGCAGCGGCGCGGTGAAAAGCCTGCTCGACGCCATTCCCGAATTTATCAAACACGGCCTGAGCGTGGCGACCGGCATTATTCCGGCGCTCGGCTTCGCCATGCTGGCGCGGCTGCTGATCAATAAAAAAGTGGCGCCGTGGTTTTTCCTCGGCTTCGCACTGATGGCCTACCTGAAAATCCCGGTGACCGGCATCGCCATCCTCGGTGCCATCGCCGCGGTGGTGATGGTCAATGTGACCCATCAGCCTGTGCAACGCGCCACGACGGCGCAGGGAGTAGAAGATGACGAAGATGATTTCTGA
- a CDS encoding PTS system mannose/fructose/sorbose family transporter subunit IID, protein MTKMISDSEKAPAPTITPRDLRRVFWRSFQMEFSWNYERQMNLAFVYALMPVLKKLYTRHEELVSALKRHLVFFNTTPHIVTLILGITAAMEEKNRSGGGMDSASIDNVKASLMGPLAGLGDSFFWGTLRLIATGIGTSLALKGNILGPILFVLIFNIPHILVRWLFTRWGYVLGTGVLQRIQQSGMMESVTYGASIIGLMVVGAMTASMINITIPITFGTGEAKTEVQSIINDIMPCLLPLLSFGIVYWLLGKKVQPLAIIGGMAVVGILGSWIGLF, encoded by the coding sequence ATGACGAAGATGATTTCTGACAGCGAAAAAGCGCCGGCGCCGACCATCACCCCGCGCGATCTGCGCCGCGTGTTCTGGCGCTCGTTCCAGATGGAGTTCTCCTGGAACTATGAGCGGCAGATGAATCTGGCTTTTGTCTACGCGCTGATGCCGGTGCTGAAAAAGCTCTATACGCGCCATGAGGAGCTGGTCAGCGCGCTGAAGCGTCACCTGGTGTTCTTCAACACCACGCCGCATATCGTGACGCTGATCCTCGGCATCACTGCGGCGATGGAGGAGAAAAACCGCAGCGGCGGCGGCATGGACAGCGCCTCGATCGATAACGTTAAGGCGTCGTTGATGGGGCCGTTGGCCGGGCTGGGAGATTCGTTTTTCTGGGGCACGCTGCGGCTGATCGCCACCGGCATCGGCACCAGCCTGGCGCTGAAGGGCAATATTCTCGGGCCGATCCTGTTTGTGCTGATTTTCAACATACCGCACATTCTGGTGCGCTGGCTGTTTACCCGCTGGGGCTACGTGCTGGGCACCGGCGTGCTGCAGCGCATTCAGCAGAGCGGCATGATGGAGAGCGTCACCTACGGCGCGTCGATTATCGGCCTGATGGTGGTCGGCGCGATGACCGCCTCGATGATCAATATCACCATCCCCATTACCTTCGGCACCGGCGAGGCGAAAACCGAGGTGCAGTCGATCATCAACGACATTATGCCCTGTCTGCTGCCGCTGCTGAGCTTCGGCATTGTCTACTGGCTGCTGGGAAAAAAGGTGCAGCCGCTGGCGATTATTGGCGGGATGGCGGTGGTCGGCATCCTGGGGTCCTGGATCGGTCTGTTCTGA
- a CDS encoding SIS domain-containing protein, with product MTITMRHCIESEPEILARILDKHHTTLAPVRQRLAQGPVRRLLILATGSSLNAAQCAAFAFSQWAGVQVEIKEPYPFTHYERPDTQADWVIALSQSGKSHSTLQAQRKAQAAGQPVYCLTANPYSPLAQEADALLDINCGIEPVGFVTFGFSATVLNLLLMALMVGEAQGEIDAAQRESLLLSLRALTRHLPETMRRTDAFIDRHQALLAQAPRYVAIGYGALAGVAKEFETKFTETVRSPSSGFELEAYMHGPYLEANASHLLLFIEDAPNQRSAALRDYMRPHVRAALTLSAQEQGDEQTLALGFPLDPLLAPLLLIVPVQIMAWRVAALKGIDLSVRIFDDFDKVLQSKI from the coding sequence ATGACGATCACCATGAGGCACTGTATTGAAAGCGAGCCGGAAATCCTGGCGCGCATTCTGGATAAGCATCACACCACGCTGGCGCCGGTACGGCAGCGGCTGGCGCAGGGGCCGGTGCGGCGTCTGCTGATCCTCGCCACCGGCTCGTCGCTGAACGCCGCCCAGTGCGCCGCCTTCGCTTTCAGCCAGTGGGCCGGAGTGCAGGTAGAGATTAAAGAGCCGTATCCTTTTACCCACTACGAGCGGCCGGACACGCAGGCGGACTGGGTTATCGCCCTGTCGCAGAGCGGAAAAAGCCACTCCACGCTGCAGGCGCAGCGCAAGGCGCAGGCGGCGGGTCAGCCGGTCTACTGCCTGACCGCAAACCCGTATAGTCCGCTGGCGCAAGAGGCGGACGCGCTGCTGGATATCAACTGCGGCATTGAGCCGGTGGGGTTCGTGACCTTCGGCTTCAGCGCCACGGTGCTGAACCTGCTGCTAATGGCGCTAATGGTCGGCGAGGCGCAGGGCGAAATCGACGCCGCGCAGCGGGAGAGTCTGCTGTTATCGCTGCGCGCGCTGACGCGTCATCTGCCGGAGACGATGCGCCGTACCGACGCGTTTATCGATCGCCATCAGGCGCTGCTGGCGCAGGCGCCGCGCTATGTCGCCATCGGCTACGGCGCGCTGGCCGGCGTGGCGAAGGAGTTCGAAACCAAGTTCACCGAAACCGTGCGCAGCCCCTCCAGCGGCTTTGAGCTGGAGGCCTATATGCACGGCCCCTATCTGGAAGCGAATGCCAGCCATCTGCTGCTGTTTATCGAAGACGCACCCAATCAACGCAGCGCGGCGCTACGCGACTATATGCGCCCGCATGTCCGGGCCGCGCTGACCCTCAGCGCGCAGGAGCAGGGCGATGAGCAGACGCTGGCGCTCGGTTTTCCTCTCGATCCGCTGCTTGCGCCACTGCTGCTGATTGTACCGGTGCAGATCATGGCCTGGCGCGTCGCCGCGCTAAAGGGTATCGATTTGAGCGTGCGGATTTTTGACGATTTCGACAAGGTGCTGCAAAGCAAAATCTAA